A region from the Falco rusticolus isolate bFalRus1 chromosome 4, bFalRus1.pri, whole genome shotgun sequence genome encodes:
- the THOC7 gene encoding THO complex subunit 7 homolog isoform X1: MGAVTDDEVIRKRLLIDGDGAGDDRRINLLVKSFIKWCNSGSQEEGYSQYQRMLSTLSQCEFSMGKTLLVYDMNLREMENYEKIYKDIENSIAAAHEKISECKKQILQAKRIRKNRQEYDALAKVIQHHPDRHETLKQLEALGKELQHLSHIKENVEDKLELRRKQFHVLLSTIHELQQTLENDEKLSEAEESQETQMETETKQ; this comes from the exons ATGGGGGCCGTGACCGACG ATGAAGTTATCCGCAAGCGACTCCTGATCGATGGCGATGGTGCTGGTGACGACAGGCGGATCAATTTGTTGGTGAAGAGTTTCATTAAGTGGTGTAATTCCGGATCTCAAGAGGAagg TTACAGCCAGTACCAACGAATGCTGAGTACTTTATCACAGTGTGAATTTTCAATGGGAAAAACCCTTCTGGTGTATGATATGAACctgagagaaatggaaaattatgaaaaaatctATAAGGATATAG aaaatagtaTAGCTGCAGCACACGAGAAGatttctgaatgcaaaaaaCAAATCCTGCAAGCAAAAAGGATTCGAAAAAATCGCCAGG aATATGATGCATTGGCCAAAGTCATACAGCATCATCCAGACAGACATGAAACACTGAA GCAGCTAGAAGCTTTGGGAAAAGAACTGCAACATCTTTCtcacattaaagaaaatgttgaagaTAAG TTGGAGCTGAGAAGAAAGCAGTTTCATGTTCTCCTGAGCACCATTCATGAACTTCAGCAAACCTTGGAGA atgacgaaaaactttcagaagctgaagaatCTCAAGAAACTCAGATGGAAACAGAGACCAAACAGTAG
- the THOC7 gene encoding THO complex subunit 7 homolog isoform X2 translates to MGAVTDDEVIRKRLLIDGDGAGDDRRINLLVKSFIKWCNSGSQEEGYSQYQRMLSTLSQCEFSMGKTLLVYDMNLREMENYEKIYKDIEYDALAKVIQHHPDRHETLKQLEALGKELQHLSHIKENVEDKLELRRKQFHVLLSTIHELQQTLENDEKLSEAEESQETQMETETKQ, encoded by the exons ATGGGGGCCGTGACCGACG ATGAAGTTATCCGCAAGCGACTCCTGATCGATGGCGATGGTGCTGGTGACGACAGGCGGATCAATTTGTTGGTGAAGAGTTTCATTAAGTGGTGTAATTCCGGATCTCAAGAGGAagg TTACAGCCAGTACCAACGAATGCTGAGTACTTTATCACAGTGTGAATTTTCAATGGGAAAAACCCTTCTGGTGTATGATATGAACctgagagaaatggaaaattatgaaaaaatctATAAGGATATAG aATATGATGCATTGGCCAAAGTCATACAGCATCATCCAGACAGACATGAAACACTGAA GCAGCTAGAAGCTTTGGGAAAAGAACTGCAACATCTTTCtcacattaaagaaaatgttgaagaTAAG TTGGAGCTGAGAAGAAAGCAGTTTCATGTTCTCCTGAGCACCATTCATGAACTTCAGCAAACCTTGGAGA atgacgaaaaactttcagaagctgaagaatCTCAAGAAACTCAGATGGAAACAGAGACCAAACAGTAG